Within Micromonospora parathelypteridis, the genomic segment CGGGCACCCCGGGAGTGTCCTTCAGGTCGGCGAAAGCCTTGAGGATGGCGTACTGCTGGTTGACCGGGACGACGACCACGACCGGCAGCGCGAGGCGCGCGGCGGTCCACAACGCCTGCACCGAGTAGTGGAACGACCCGTCACCGATGACGGCCACCACCGGGCGGCCGCGCCGGGTGTCCCGCTCGGCGAGTGCCACCCCGATCGCGGCTGGCAGGCCGTAGCCGAGGCCGCCGCTGGCCATGGTGAAGTACGACGCCGGGCGGTTGATCCGCAACTGCCGGCGCAGGGCGGACAAGTTGGACGGTGACTCCTGCACCAGCACCCCGTCCGCCGGCCAGTGCGCGGCCAGCCCGGCGAACAGGGCGTCGGCGCTCAGCGGGGCGGTGATCTCCGGCGAGGTCGGTGCGTCCCGGGGCGCGGGGGGTGACCGGTCGGCCGGCGGCACCAGGTCGATGAGCGCGGCCAGGGTCAGTCCGGGGTCGCCGAGCAGGCTGTCCCCGACCGGGGCGCGCGCGGCCTCGTCGGGGTCGTCCGTGACGTGCAGCAGCCGGGCGCCGTCCGGTAGGTGCCCGCCCGGTATGTGCGGGTAGTAGCGGAACACCGGAGCGCCGATGACCAGCACCGTGTCGTGCCCGCGCAGCGCATCGGCGAGCGGGCCGATCGCGTACGGCAGCACACCGCGAAAGTGCGGGTGGTCCTCCGGAAACACGGCGCGTTCGGGTGCGGGGGCCGACCAGACCGGTGCGGCCAGCCGCTCGGCGAGCGCGACCGCAGCCGACCAGCTTGCGGAGCGGTCCACTCCCGGCCCGTACACCAGCACCGGGTTGTGGCTGCCGGCCAGGATCCGGGCGAACTCGTCCAGCCGTTGCGGGTCCGGTGCGAACCGGGTGGCTACCGTTCGCGGTGCGGGCAGCGGGTCGGCGGGTTGGGCCCAGTCGTCCATCGGCAGGGAGAGGAAGACCGGCCCGGATGGTGGCTGCACCGCCGTCGCGTACGCCCGCAGCATCGCCGCGGGGATGTCCTGCGCCCGGGTCGGCTCGTAGGCCCACTTGACGTACGGCTGCGGCAGCTCGGTGGGCCGTCGGCTGGTCAGGCGGGGTTCGAGCAGCAGCATCTCCCGGGTCTGCTGACCGGCGGTGACGATCAGCGGGGTCTTGTTGTGCCAGGCGGTGACCAGGTTGCCCATGCCGTTGCCGGTGCCCGGGGCGGTGTGCAGGTTGACGTGGGCGGGTGTTCCGGCGGCCTGGGCGTAGCCGTCGGCCATCGCGACCGCCGTCGCCTCGTGCAGCGCGTGAACGTAGTGGAAGTCGGCGGGGAAGTCCTGCAGGAACGGCTCCTCGGTGGAGCCGGGGTTGCCGAACATGGTGGTCATGCCGAGGGTGCGGAGCACGTCGTACGTCGCGTCCCGGACCGTTGCCATCGCCACCCGCCTCCGTCTCGCGGGCAGGGACGATCGCGGTCGCCCTCCCGATCAGCCGAATCTATCGGGATGTGACGGACCTTTCGGGTGTTTCGCGTGGGCCCATCCGGTAGACCGGCTCCGTGCCTGCTCAGGGCAACGCGAAGGGCGGGGTGATGCCGTCCAGCGCGCGGCCGCAGACGCAGTCCTGCGCGGCGGGCAGCGCCGCCAGGGCGTCCAGCAGGACGCCCCGCAGCCGGTCGGTGTTGGCCGCGAAGACCCGGAACACCTCGTCCTGGGTCACCGACTCACCGGCCTGCACCCCGGCGTCCAAGTCGGTGATCAATGCGATCGAGGAGTAGCAGAGGGCCAACTCCCGAGCGAGCACCGCCTCCGGGTGACCGGTCATGTTGACGACAGTGCCGCCAATCGAGGCGTACCAGCGGGACTCGGCCCGAGTGGAGAACCGCGGGCCCTCGACCACCACCACGGTCCCGCCGTCCACGGCCGTGACGTCCCGGCCAGCGGCGGCGGCGAGCAGGGCCCGCCGGCCGTTCAGGCAGTACGGGTCGGCGAACGGCACGTGCACGGCACCCTGGTCGTAGTAGGTCTGCGCCCGGCCGCTGGTCCGGTCGATCAGCTGGTCCGGGACCACGAACGTGCCCGGGTCCAGCTCCGGGCGGAGCCCACCGACCGCGCACGGCGCCAACACCTGGCGTACGCCGAGGGAGCGCAACGCCCACAGGTTGGCCCGGTAGGGGATCAAATGTGGTGGATGCCGGTGATCCCGGCCGTGCCGGGGCAGGAACGCGACTCGCCGCCCAGCCACCTCGGCGATGGTCACCGCGTCCGACGGTGGCCCGTACGGGGTTTCCAGCTCATGGGCGGTGCCGTCGAGGAGGGCGTACAGGCCTGACCCACCGATCACCGCGATGTCCGCCGTCGGTGCCATCGGCCCTCCGTCTTAACTGTCCGATCACCCGCCGGTCAGACCTTAGCCAGCACCCGGGACGCAGGCTATGGTGCCAGGCATGGCGTTGACAGCGCGGCTGATCCTGGTGCACCGGGCGGATCCGGTAGATGACCGATCCCCGGCGTGGGCTCACGGTTGACGGGTGTGTGGGATGCAGGGTGAGGGTCAGGCGATCGGCGGACGAGCGATGGAGTCGATGACCGGGCGGCTGCTGGTCGCGACTCCGGCGCTCAAGGACCCGAACTTCGACCGTACGGTGGTTCTGCTCGTCGCCCATGAGCCGGGCGGTGCGCTCGGTGTGGTGCTGAACCGGGCCACCGAGGTGCCGGTGTCCGAGGTGCTCGGCGACTGGAGCGACCTGGCCCGCTACCCGGCGGTGCTCTTCGAGGGCGGGCCGGTGCAGCCCGACTCGGCCATCTGCCTGGCCCGGATGCGGCACCCGATGCGCCGATTGAAGGGCTTCCACCAGGTCTCCGGAGCGGTCGGCACGATCGACCTCTCGGTCGACCCGGAGCGGCTGCGGGAGAGCATCGGGGGGATCCGTGTCTTCGCCGGCTACTCCGGCTGGGGCAGTGGCCAGTTGGAGCAGGAGATCGCCGGCGGCTCCTGGTTCGTGCTGGACGGGTTGCCCGGTGACGCCTTCGTCGACCGGCCCGACGACCTGTGGCCGATGGTGCTGCGCCGGCAGGGCGGGATGATGGCCGCGGTCGCCCACTTTCCGCCGGACGTGGCGCTCAACTGAGCCGGTTCGGCATGGGACCCCGCGAGATGACCATGCCGGCCAGTCTGTGTATAGTTTCCCAGGTGCCCGGGCGACCGGGACGACAGCAAGGGGCCGTGGCGCAGCTGGTAGCGCACCACACTGGCAGTGTGGGGGTCAGGGGTTCGAGTCCCCTCGGCTCCACCCTTGTGAACGCATGTCAGCGGCCCGGTTGATGATTATCAACCGGGCCGCTGTCTGTCGTCCGGATCGGTGCGTGAGCGGTCGGAGGGGCGGTCAGCCTTGGCCCGGCGGCGTGCGAATGCCAACGCGATCTTGAACAAAAAACGCCCCGACCGGGACCCGGTCGGGGCGTTCGATGCTGTATGTCCGGTAAGGGCGTGATCAGCCCTGGCGGCTCTTCCACTGCGGGTTGGCGCGGTTCACCACGACCACCCGGCCACGACGGCGGACCACCACCGAACCCGGCTTCTGCTTGAGCGCACGCAACGAGCTACGTACCTTCATGTCTGCCTCCTCGGTTCTCGCGGTTCCGAGTATCGAAACGCCGCAGCCACCCGCCGGATTCCCGCCGACCGCCGTCGAACCTTTGCCGCCCGCGGGCCGTACCAGTGGGCGGAGGTCGCCCTCATGTCCGTTCACCGGTTCCTCGCCACGGTGCTGGTCGCTGCCGCGACCGTGCCCCTGGCCGCCACGCCCGCCGCCGCGCACGGCGCTCCGACCGACCCGATCAGCCGGGCGGCGGCCTGTGGGCCCCAGGGCCGGCACGCGGCCACCGCTGCCTGCCGGGCCGCTGTCCAGGCGGGCGCTGCCGTCCGCGAGTGGGACAACGTCCGGGTCGCCGCGATCGACGGCCGGGACCGGGAGCGGATCCCGGACGGGGAGCTGTGCAGCGGCGGGTTGTCCGCGTACCGGGGTCTGGATCTGCCCCGGACGGACTGGCCGGCCACCGAGTTGACCACGGGCGCGAAGTTCACCTTCCGGTACCGGACCACCATTGAGCACCGGGGCACCTTCCGGCTCTACGCCACCAAGCCCGACTACGACCCTCGTGCGCCGCTGACCTGGGCGGACCTGGAGTCACGTCCGTTCTTGACGATGACCGACCCGCCGGTGCGGGCCGGGGCGTACCAGTTGCCGGGTCGACTGCCGGCGGGCCGTGCGGGCCGGCACCTCATCTACACGATCTGGCAGAACTCCAACACCCCGGACACCTACTACTCCTGCTCGGACGTGGTGTTCCGCCCCGCACGAGGCACCCAGCAGCCGAAGAGCGCGACGAAGAGCGCGGCGGCTGTTCCGCGTACCTCCGCGGGGCCGGCCGCAACCGACCCGGCGGTGGCGGCGGCGGCCGACCCGGGCGTGCCGGTGGCGTCGGTGACCGACCTCGGCGCCCGGTGGCCGGTGCTGGCCGGCGCCGCCACCGTGCTGGTCCTGGCGCTGCTGATCGGCGCGGGACGGCGGCGACGCAACGCCGCCGCTCCGGTCGGCCGGCAGTGCGAGGTACGCAACCACCGCGCCGGGCGCCGCCGGATCTGGTGACCCGGCGGCCCGACGTGGCTCAGGACAGGAGGCCGTCGATCTCGGCGAGCTCCTCGGCGGTGAAGTCGAGGTTGTCGAGCGCCGCGATGTTCGTCTCCAACTGCTCGACGCTGCTGGCCCCGATGATCAGGCTGGTCATCCGCGGGTCGCGCAGCGCCCAGGCCAGCGCGAGCTGGGCGAGGGACTGGCCGCGCCGCTCGGCGACCGCGCCGAGCCCTCGGATGGTGGCCATCTTCTCCTCGCTGAGGTCGCTCTCGTTGAGGAAGACACTGGTGCGCACCCGCGAGTCCGCCGGAATGCCACCCAGGTAGCGGTCGGTCAGCAGGCCCTGGGCCAGCGGGCTGTACGCGATGCAGCCCGCGCCGACCTGCTCCAGCGTGTCGAGCAGGCCGTCGGACTCGGTCCAGCGGTTGAGCATCGAGTACGACGGCTGGTTGATCAGCAGCGGCGTACCCAGTTCGCCGAGGATCGCGGCGGCCCGCGCGGTCTGCTCGGAGTTGTAGTTCGAGATGCCCACGTAGAGCGCCTTGCCGGAGCGGACGATCGCGTCGAGCGCGCCCATCGTCTCCTCCAGCGGAGTGTCCGGGTCGAACCGGTGCGAGTAGAAGACGTCGACGTAGTCGAGCCCCATCCGCCCCAGCGACTGGTCCAGCGACGAGATCAGGTTCTTGCGCGAGCCCCACTCGCCGTACGGGCCGGGCCACATGAGGTAACCGGCCTTGCTGGAGATGATCAGCTCGTCCCGGTAGGGCTTCAGGTCGGTGGCGAGCAGCCGGCCGAAGTTCTCCTCCGCCGCGCCGGGCGGCGGCCCGTAGTTGTTGGCCAGGTCGAAGTGGGTGACACCCAGGTCGAAGGCGCGTCGGACGGTGTCGCGCTGCCGTTCGAACGGGCGGTCCGGGCCGAAGTTGTGCCACAGGCCGAGCGAGACGGCGGGCAGCCGCAGGCCACTGCGTCCGCTGCGCCGGTAGGTCATGGTGTCGTAGCGGTCATCCGCAGCGAGGTAGGTCACGATCATGAGCCTAGCTCCGGCCCGTGGTGCTGCGGATCAGGCGTGTGAACCCGGACAGCGGGGTAGTTTCGACGCCATGCGGTTCATCGCGCTCGACACGCCCAAACCGTTATCCAAGATCGGGTTGGGCACCTGGCAGTTCGGCTCCCGCGAGTGGGGTTACGGCCCGGACTTCGAGCAGCGGGCGGCGCAGATCGTCCGGCGGGCCGTCGAGTTGGGCGTGACCGTCTTCGACACCGCGGAGATCTACGCCTTCGGGCGCAGCGAACGGATCCTCGGAGCGGCGCTCGGCGACGACCGGCCCAAGGTGGTCGTCGCCACCAAGATCCTGCCGATCCTGCCGGTGGCCGCGGTGGTGCAGCAGCGGGCGGTCGCCTCGGCG encodes:
- the mdlC gene encoding benzoylformate decarboxylase, whose amino-acid sequence is MATVRDATYDVLRTLGMTTMFGNPGSTEEPFLQDFPADFHYVHALHEATAVAMADGYAQAAGTPAHVNLHTAPGTGNGMGNLVTAWHNKTPLIVTAGQQTREMLLLEPRLTSRRPTELPQPYVKWAYEPTRAQDIPAAMLRAYATAVQPPSGPVFLSLPMDDWAQPADPLPAPRTVATRFAPDPQRLDEFARILAGSHNPVLVYGPGVDRSASWSAAVALAERLAAPVWSAPAPERAVFPEDHPHFRGVLPYAIGPLADALRGHDTVLVIGAPVFRYYPHIPGGHLPDGARLLHVTDDPDEAARAPVGDSLLGDPGLTLAALIDLVPPADRSPPAPRDAPTSPEITAPLSADALFAGLAAHWPADGVLVQESPSNLSALRRQLRINRPASYFTMASGGLGYGLPAAIGVALAERDTRRGRPVVAVIGDGSFHYSVQALWTAARLALPVVVVVPVNQQYAILKAFADLKDTPGVPGLDLPGLDIVAIASGYGCATEVIQTPDELGAALASGLRADRPTVLPVPISTDVPSIL
- a CDS encoding S-methyl-5'-thioadenosine phosphorylase; this encodes MAPTADIAVIGGSGLYALLDGTAHELETPYGPPSDAVTIAEVAGRRVAFLPRHGRDHRHPPHLIPYRANLWALRSLGVRQVLAPCAVGGLRPELDPGTFVVPDQLIDRTSGRAQTYYDQGAVHVPFADPYCLNGRRALLAAAAGRDVTAVDGGTVVVVEGPRFSTRAESRWYASIGGTVVNMTGHPEAVLARELALCYSSIALITDLDAGVQAGESVTQDEVFRVFAANTDRLRGVLLDALAALPAAQDCVCGRALDGITPPFALP
- a CDS encoding YqgE/AlgH family protein, with translation MQGEGQAIGGRAMESMTGRLLVATPALKDPNFDRTVVLLVAHEPGGALGVVLNRATEVPVSEVLGDWSDLARYPAVLFEGGPVQPDSAICLARMRHPMRRLKGFHQVSGAVGTIDLSVDPERLRESIGGIRVFAGYSGWGSGQLEQEIAGGSWFVLDGLPGDAFVDRPDDLWPMVLRRQGGMMAAVAHFPPDVALN
- a CDS encoding 50S ribosomal protein L36; its protein translation is MKVRSSLRALKQKPGSVVVRRRGRVVVVNRANPQWKSRQG
- a CDS encoding lytic polysaccharide monooxygenase auxiliary activity family 9 protein; the protein is MSVHRFLATVLVAAATVPLAATPAAAHGAPTDPISRAAACGPQGRHAATAACRAAVQAGAAVREWDNVRVAAIDGRDRERIPDGELCSGGLSAYRGLDLPRTDWPATELTTGAKFTFRYRTTIEHRGTFRLYATKPDYDPRAPLTWADLESRPFLTMTDPPVRAGAYQLPGRLPAGRAGRHLIYTIWQNSNTPDTYYSCSDVVFRPARGTQQPKSATKSAAAVPRTSAGPAATDPAVAAAADPGVPVASVTDLGARWPVLAGAATVLVLALLIGAGRRRRNAAAPVGRQCEVRNHRAGRRRIW
- the mgrA gene encoding L-glyceraldehyde 3-phosphate reductase produces the protein MIVTYLAADDRYDTMTYRRSGRSGLRLPAVSLGLWHNFGPDRPFERQRDTVRRAFDLGVTHFDLANNYGPPPGAAEENFGRLLATDLKPYRDELIISSKAGYLMWPGPYGEWGSRKNLISSLDQSLGRMGLDYVDVFYSHRFDPDTPLEETMGALDAIVRSGKALYVGISNYNSEQTARAAAILGELGTPLLINQPSYSMLNRWTESDGLLDTLEQVGAGCIAYSPLAQGLLTDRYLGGIPADSRVRTSVFLNESDLSEEKMATIRGLGAVAERRGQSLAQLALAWALRDPRMTSLIIGASSVEQLETNIAALDNLDFTAEELAEIDGLLS